DNA from Comamonas serinivorans:
AAGCCAATCAGCAGGGCCGTGAGGGCCGCCATCACGGCGCGAAACGTCAGGTACTGCACCACCCGCAGGTAGCCGAACTCGGGTGACAGACCGTGCAGGTACTGGGCCAACAAAACTAACACGCGACACCTCCTTGCGGCTGGTTCGCGTTCTGCAGGGCTTGCACCACCCGCTCCATGCGCATGAATCTCGAGCCTTTGACGGCAATGGTTGAATACGTTGTGACGCTGGGCAGCACCTGCTGCAGCAGCGCGTCCAGGTCGGCGGCATGCGCCTGGCTGTCGCCAAAGCCAGTGGCGGCATGGCGGGCCAGCTCGCCCAGGGTGAGCAGCCTGTCCACGCCGCGCCGGGCCGCATAGGTCCCCACGTCGGTGTGGTACTGCGGCCCCTGATCGCCCACCTCGCCCATGTCACCCAGCACCAGCAGGCGCGGGCCTGGCAGTTCGGCCAGCACGTCGATCAGGGCCTCGACCGAATCGGGGTTGGCGTTGTAGGTGTCGTCGATCAAGGTGACGGTGCTGTCCGCCCGCTCGAGCAGCACCACGCGCGAACGGCCGCCCACGGCGCGGAAGGCCGACAGGCCGGCTGCGATGTCGGCCACGGGCACGCCCGCGGCCAGGGCACAGGCGGTGGCCGCCAGCGCATTGCGCACGTTGTGGCGGCCCACCACATGCAGCTCGACGCCCAGCTCTCCAGCCGGTGTGCCGGCCGTCACGCGCCAGGCGTCGCGCTGCCAGGTGCAATGCCGCAGGTGCACATCGGCAGCCGCAGCGTCGCCAAAGGTCATGAGGCGGTGCGAGCCTGCCATCTCGCGCCAGATCGGCACGTGGACGTCGCCATGCGGCACCACGCCCACCCCGCCCGGCTGCAGCGCACGCAGCACCTCGCCGTTTTCACGCGCCACGGCCTCGACCGACTGCATGAACTCTTGGTGCTCGCGCTGGGCGTTGTTGACCAACGCCACCGTTGGGGCCGCCATGGGCGACAGGTAGGCCATCTCGCCCACGTGGTTCATGCCCAGTTCGACCACTGCGGCGCGCATGTCCGGCCGCCAGCGCAACAGGGTCAAGGGCAAGCCGATGTCGTTGTTGAAATTGCCTTGGGTGGCCAGGCGGTGGCCACCGGTCCAGGCCGACAGGATGGCCGCGAGCATCTGCGTCACCGTGGTCTTGCCATTGCTGCCCGCCACGGCGATCAGCGGCCCGATGATGCGCTGGCGCCAGGCCAAGGCCAATTGACCCAGGGCCAGCTTGGCATCGGGCACCCGCAAGCCGCTGGCCCCCACGGGCGCCGCACGGTCCTCAACCATCACATAGGCCACGGCACCGGCCTGCAGCGCCTGCGGCACAAAGGCCGCGGCATCGAACCGTTCGCCCTGCAGCGCGATGAACACATCGCCGGGCTGCACGTCCCGGCTGTCGGTGCACACGCGGGCAATGCGCACCTGCCCATCACCTTGCAGCTGCGCACCCGGGACGGCCCGCGCCATCTCGGCCAGGGTCCAGTTCATGGGCTCACCGCTCATGGCGCCCCTCCGCTGGAACGGCGCTGCAGCGCCAGGCGTGCCACGTCAAGGTCTGAAAAAGGGTGACGCTCGCCCACAACTTCTTGGTAATCCTCATGTCCCTTACCGGCCAACACCACGACGTCCCGCGGGGACGCCTGCGTGATGGCCATCTGAATGGCGCCCCCCCGGTCGACCTCGGTCAGGTGGGGCCGTGTCATGCCGGCCTGGATGGCTTCGATGATGGCCATCGGCGCTTCGTGACGGGGGTTGTCGCTGGTCACCACCACGCGATCGGCGCCCTGCTCCGCCACGCGGCCCATGAGCGGCCGTTTGGCTGCATCGCGGTTGCCACCACAGCCAAAGACGCACCACAGGCGGCCGCCACGCTGGTCGGCCAGGGGGCGCACGGCCTGCAGCGCCTTGTCCAGCGCATCGGGTGTGTGCGCGTAGTCGACCAGCACCAGCGGGCCGCTGCGGCCGGCGGCCGCCACCCGCTGCAACCGACCGGGCACGGCCGGCAGGCGCGCCACGCCCTGTGCAACCGCCGCCAGTGGCACGCCCCAGGCGCGCATGCAGGCGATCACGCCCAGCAGGTTGTTCACGTTGAAGTCACCAAACTGGGTGGTATGCACCACCACCCGTTCATCATCTGGATCACTCAGCTCGATACCCATGCCTTCATCGGCATGGTGAACCGCCACCGCCCGCAACCGGGCCGCCGGATGACGCCCCACGGTCCACAGGTCCAGCTCGCCCGCCTGCGCGCTCGTCTTCAAGTCTTCCGCCAGCCTCGCACCCTGGTCGTCGTCGATGTTGACCACCGCATGCCGCAGACCCGGCCAGTCGAACAGCCGGCGCTTGGCCTGCCAGTAGTCGGCCATGTCGGCGTGGTAGTCCAGGTGGTCCTGCGTGAAATTCGTGAACACCGCCGTGTCGATGCGCACGCCATCCAGGCGATGCTCGGCCAGGCCGATCGACGAGGCCTCCATCACACAGGCGGTGACACCGTCCTGCACAGCATCGCGAAATGCCTGGTGCAGACGCACCGGATCCGGCGTGGTCAGGCCGGTGCTGTGCACCGCGGGGGGCTCACCCACCCCCAGCGTGCCCACCATGAGGCAACGCTGCGCGTGCGGCGCCGGCAGGTGCGGCAGCAAGCTGGCCAGCCACCAGGCGGTGGAGGTCTTGCCATTGGTGCCCGTGACGGCCACGGTCGCCAGTTGCCGGGTCGGCTCGCCATAGAACAGGCTGGCGATGGGGCCGGTGTCGGCTTTGAGGTGGTCGTAGCTGGCGATGCGTTCGGCCTGCGTGCCATGCCGCAAGGCGTCGGGCAAGGCGTGCTCCACACCCTGCGCCTCGACCAGGCAGGCCGCAGCACCCTGAGCCAGCGCATCACCCACGAACTGGCGCCCATCGACCGCGGCGCCGGGCCAGGCCACAAAGCCGTCGTGCGCGCCCACGCGGCGGCTGTCCACCGTCAGCTGGCCCTGCACGCGGGCACGCAGCCAGTCATTGGCTGCCTGTGGATCGGCCAGGCGCTGGATCAAAACGACTCCTCGACCGCCTGCGCCACGATGCGGGGCTGCACCGCCATGTCGGGCTGCACGCCCATGATGCGCAAGGCCTGCTGCACCACCTCGCTGAACACGGGCGCCGCCACGGCGCCGCCGAAGTAGGAGCCGGCCGTGGGCTCATCGATCATCACGGCCACGATGACACGCGGCTTGTCGATGGGCGCCATGCCCGTGAACCAGGCGCGGTACTTGTCGGCGGCATATCCCTTGCCGACCTGCTTGTGCGCCGTGCCGGACTTGCCGCCGACCGAGTACCCCACCGTCTGAGCGCGCTGCCCGGTGCCGCCCGGCCCCGCTGCCATCTGCAGCATCTTGCGGATTTCGGCCGCCGTCTTGGCCGAGAAAATCTGCTGACCCTGGCCCGGCTCATCGGTCTTGAGCAAGGTGGCCGGCAACACCTTGCCATCCGAGGCAAAGGCAGTATACGAATGCGCCATTTGGAACAGAGACGCCGACAAGCCATACCCGTAAGACATGGTGGCCTGCTCCACAGGTCGCCACGACTTCCAGGGCCGCAAGCGGCCGATGGCCGCCCCCGGGAAGGGCACCTGGGGCCGCTGGCCATAGCCCAGCGCCGTGAAGGTGTCCCACATCTCCTGGGCCGACAGCTTCTGCGCGATCTTGAGCGCGCCGACGTTGCTGGACTTCTGAATCACCCCCTCCACGCTCAACGCGCCGTAGTTGTGCGTGTCGCGAATCGTGAAGCGATCGAGCTGGTAGCGCCCCGGCGCCGTGTTGATGATGGTGCTGGGGGTGACGCGCCCGGCCTGGAGCGCGATGGCCACCGTGACGGGCTTCATGGTCGAGCCCGGCTCGAAGGTGTCGGTCAGGGCGATGTTGCGCAACTGCGAGCCCGTCAGCTTGGCGCGATTGTCCGGCTGGTAGCTCGGGTAGTTGGCCAGGGCCAGCACCTCGCCCGTGACGGCATCGAGCACCACCACCGAGCCCGCCTTGGCTTTGTGCGCCACCACGGCATCGCGCAGCTTCTGGTAGGCGAAGAACTGCACCTTGGAGTCGATGGACAGCTGCACGTCCTTGCCGTCCACCGGCGGCACCTCGTCACCCACGGCCTCGACCGCGCGCCCCAGGCGGTCCTTGTACACGCGGCGCGAGCCCGGATGGCCAGAGAGCTCTTTCTCAAAGGCCAGCTCCACGCCTTCCTGGCCTTTGTTCTCGACGTTGGTGAAGCCCACCACATGGGCGGCGGCTTCGCCTTCGGGGTATTTGCGCTTGTATTCCTTGGTGCGGTAGAAGCCGGCCACCTTCAAGTCGGCCACCGCCTTGGCCACCGGCTCGTCCACCTGGCGCTTGATCCAGACAAAGGTGCGCGATTTGTCGGCCACCTTGCGCGCCAGCTCATCGGGCCCCATGCCCAGCACCTTGGCCAGGTCACGCAGCTGCTCCGGCTTGGCGTCCACGTCCTGCGGAATCGCCCAGATGCTCTGCGCCACCACGCTGGACGCGAGGATCAGGCCATTGCGGTCCAGCACGTTGCCGCGGTTGGCGGGCAACTCCAGCGTGCGCGCAAAGCGCACCTCGCCCTGGCGCTGGAAGAAGTCGTTGCCGATCACCTGCACGTAGGCCGCTCGCCCCACCAGGCCCAGAAACGCCAGGGCCAGCCCGCCCACGATGAGCTTGCTGCGCCACACCGGCGTCTTGGACGCCAGCAGGGGGCTGTCGCTGTACTGGATGCTTTTCATGGCTCACCCTCCGCCTGGCTGTCACTGGCTTGCGAGGCGCCAGCCAGTTGCGCCGCCTCCGTGGTCTTGGGGGCCGGCAGCATGGCGCCGCTGATGTATTCGGTCGTGGCCGGCGTGGCCACGCGCATGCTCAACTTGGTGGTGGCCAGGCTCTCCACCCGCAGCGAAGTGGCCTCGGCGCGCTTGTCCACCGTGAGGCGGGCGTTCTCGGTTTCCAGCCGGTGCTGCTCAGCCACCGCGCGATCCAACGCGGTGAAGAGGCGACGCGACTCGTACTGCACCTGCACCGTGTACAGCCCCGTCAGCACCACCACCACCAGCAGCACGATGTTGAACTTGCCCATCAGCCCTGCTCCGTGCGTTGGGCCACGCGCATGACGGCACTGCGGGCACGCGGGTTGGCGGACACTTCCGCCTCGGAGGGCTTGACGCGGCCCAGGTCCTTCAACGGCAAGGCTTTGGCCGGTGCAAAGGGCACGCGGCGGTCATACACCTCTGTGGACTGGGCGCGGATGAACTGCTTGACGATGCGGTCCTCGAGCGAGTGAAAGCTGATGACCACCAGCTTGCCACCCGGCTTGAGGATGCGCAGGCTGGCCGTTAACGCTTGCTCGAGCTCTTCAAGCTCGGCGTTGATGAAAATCCGAAAAGCCTGAAATGTGCGCGTTGCAGGGTCCTTGCCCGGCTCGCGGGTTTTGACCGCACCAGCCACGAGCTCGGCCAGCTCGGCGGTGGATGAAATTGGCCCCCGTGCTTGTCGGCGAGCTGCAATCGCCTTTGCAATCTGAACAGCAAACCGTTCTTCGCCGTAGTCACGAATCACCTCCGCGATGTCATCGATGCCGGCCGTCTCCAGCCATTGCGCCACGGTCTGGCCACGCGTGGTGTCCATGCGCATGTCCAGTGGGCCGTCGAACCGAAATGAGAACCCCCGCTCGGGGTCGTCGATCTGGGGCGAGCTCACCCCCAGATCCATGAGCAGGCCATCCACACTGGCGGGCGGCAGCTCGGCCATGTGGGCAAAGGACTCGTGGCGCAGGCTCAGTCGCGCATCGCCCAACCCCTGGGCGACCTGAATGGCCTGCGGATCCCGGTCGAACGCGATCACCTGGGCCTCGGGCCCCAGGCGATTCAGCAGCTCGCGCGTGTGACCGCCGCGGCCAAACGTGGCATCGACATAGCAGCCCGCCAAAGGGCCCATCAGGTGATCGACCGCCGGCTGCAGCAGCACCGTGGTGTGGGTGAACGTCTGGTCCATGGCGCTCACAACGACAGGGTGTTCAGGAAATCGGAGGGCACTGCCTGCATGGCTTCAGCCTCCTTGGCCTCGTAGCGTTCCTTGTCCCAGAGCTCGAAGGAGTTGCCCAACCCCATCAGGATGACCTCCTTGTTCAACCCGCCTGCTGCACGCAGTTCGGGCGAAATGAGCACGCGACCTGTGCCGTCCATCTCCACGTCCATGGCATTGCCGAGGTAAATGCGCTTGAGCCACTGCCCCGCAGCCGGCAGACGCGCCAGCTCGCCACGCACCCGATCCCATTCCGGGCGCGGGTAGAGGATCAAGCACCCATCGGGGTGCTTGGTGATGGTCAACTGGCCGGCCGAGGTCGCCATCAGGACGTCACGATGCCGGGTCGGCACAGACAGCCGCCCCTTCGCATCGAGACTGAGTGATGACGCACCTTGGAACACGCCGGGATTCCCTGAAATGACAGCGAATTGGGCCGGGATGGCACAAAACACCACTAAATTGCACTTTTTTGCACTGTAGCAGGAATCGAGGGGACGGCGGCCGAATTGCAACAACTGATTGCAATGAAATCAAGCACTTATCAATGGACGGATAACCAGTACGAAAAACAAAAAACCCTTCAGATTTAGCAACTTGCGGCCACGACCGGAAGTCAAATCTAAACCTGAAGGGCGCTGCCTCAGCGCGGGCAGATTACAAGATGAATCGTGATAAATCCTCATCCTGGCTGAGGGCCCCGAGGTGGGCCTGCACGTAGGCCGCATCCACGGTCAGCGACTTGTCGGGGCGGTTGGCCGCCGCAAAGCTCACCTCTTCCAGCAAGCGCTCGAGGATGGTTGCCAGGCGCCGTGCCCCGATGTTCTCGGTGCGCTCGTTCACATCGTGCGCGATCTGCGCCATGCGCTCGATGCCCTCCTCGGTGAACTCGAGCGTGATGCCTTCGGTTGCCAACAGGGCCTGGTACTGGCGCACCAGCGAGGCGTCGGTCTGGGTCAGGATGGCCACGAAGTCCTGCACCGAGAGCGACTCCAGCTCCACCCGGATCGGGAAGCGCCCCTGCAGCTCGGGGATCAGGTCGCTGGGCTTGGCGAGGTGGAACGCGCCAGACGCTACGAACAGGATGTGGTCGGTGTGCACCACACCGTACTTGGTCGACACCGCACACCCCTCGACCAGGGGCAGCAGGTCACGCTGCACACCCTGGCGCGACACCTCGGCCTGGTTGCCGCCGCGCGAAGCCACCTTGTCGATCTCGTCGATGAACACGATGCCGTTCTGCTCGGCATTGAGGATGGCGGCTGCGCGCACCTCGTCCTCGTTCACCAGCTTGGCCGCCTCCTCGTCGGTCAGCAGCCTGAGGGCTTCGCCAATGCGCAGCTTGCGCACGCGGCGCTTGCTCGCCCCCATCTGGCTGAACAGGCCTTTGAGCTGCTCGGTCATCTCCTCCATGCCGGGCGGGCTCATGATTTCGACCGCGGCAGGCGCATCGGCGAGCTCGAGCTCAATCTCCTTGTCGTCGAGCTCGCCCTGGCGCAGGCGTTTGCGGAACACCTGGCGCGCCGCCCCGTCGGTCGCTGGCAGGTTCTGGCCGTCGATGCCGCGCGCGGGTGGAATCAGCACATCCAGGATGCGGTCCTCGGCGGCATCTTCGGCGCGCATGCGGTTCTTGCGCTTGGCCTCGTCACGCGCCTGCTTGACGGCGACTTCGGCCAGGTCGCGGATGATGGTGTCCACATC
Protein-coding regions in this window:
- a CDS encoding UDP-N-acetylmuramoyl-tripeptide--D-alanyl-D-alanine ligase, coding for MSGEPMNWTLAEMARAVPGAQLQGDGQVRIARVCTDSRDVQPGDVFIALQGERFDAAAFVPQALQAGAVAYVMVEDRAAPVGASGLRVPDAKLALGQLALAWRQRIIGPLIAVAGSNGKTTVTQMLAAILSAWTGGHRLATQGNFNNDIGLPLTLLRWRPDMRAAVVELGMNHVGEMAYLSPMAAPTVALVNNAQREHQEFMQSVEAVARENGEVLRALQPGGVGVVPHGDVHVPIWREMAGSHRLMTFGDAAAADVHLRHCTWQRDAWRVTAGTPAGELGVELHVVGRHNVRNALAATACALAAGVPVADIAAGLSAFRAVGGRSRVVLLERADSTVTLIDDTYNANPDSVEALIDVLAELPGPRLLVLGDMGEVGDQGPQYHTDVGTYAARRGVDRLLTLGELARHAATGFGDSQAHAADLDALLQQVLPSVTTYSTIAVKGSRFMRMERVVQALQNANQPQGGVAC
- a CDS encoding UDP-N-acetylmuramoyl-L-alanyl-D-glutamate--2,6-diaminopimelate ligase encodes the protein MQRLADPQAANDWLRARVQGQLTVDSRRVGAHDGFVAWPGAAVDGRQFVGDALAQGAAACLVEAQGVEHALPDALRHGTQAERIASYDHLKADTGPIASLFYGEPTRQLATVAVTGTNGKTSTAWWLASLLPHLPAPHAQRCLMVGTLGVGEPPAVHSTGLTTPDPVRLHQAFRDAVQDGVTACVMEASSIGLAEHRLDGVRIDTAVFTNFTQDHLDYHADMADYWQAKRRLFDWPGLRHAVVNIDDDQGARLAEDLKTSAQAGELDLWTVGRHPAARLRAVAVHHADEGMGIELSDPDDERVVVHTTQFGDFNVNNLLGVIACMRAWGVPLAAVAQGVARLPAVPGRLQRVAAAGRSGPLVLVDYAHTPDALDKALQAVRPLADQRGGRLWCVFGCGGNRDAAKRPLMGRVAEQGADRVVVTSDNPRHEAPMAIIEAIQAGMTRPHLTEVDRGGAIQMAITQASPRDVVVLAGKGHEDYQEVVGERHPFSDLDVARLALQRRSSGGAP
- a CDS encoding peptidoglycan D,D-transpeptidase FtsI family protein codes for the protein MKSIQYSDSPLLASKTPVWRSKLIVGGLALAFLGLVGRAAYVQVIGNDFFQRQGEVRFARTLELPANRGNVLDRNGLILASSVVAQSIWAIPQDVDAKPEQLRDLAKVLGMGPDELARKVADKSRTFVWIKRQVDEPVAKAVADLKVAGFYRTKEYKRKYPEGEAAAHVVGFTNVENKGQEGVELAFEKELSGHPGSRRVYKDRLGRAVEAVGDEVPPVDGKDVQLSIDSKVQFFAYQKLRDAVVAHKAKAGSVVVLDAVTGEVLALANYPSYQPDNRAKLTGSQLRNIALTDTFEPGSTMKPVTVAIALQAGRVTPSTIINTAPGRYQLDRFTIRDTHNYGALSVEGVIQKSSNVGALKIAQKLSAQEMWDTFTALGYGQRPQVPFPGAAIGRLRPWKSWRPVEQATMSYGYGLSASLFQMAHSYTAFASDGKVLPATLLKTDEPGQGQQIFSAKTAAEIRKMLQMAAGPGGTGQRAQTVGYSVGGKSGTAHKQVGKGYAADKYRAWFTGMAPIDKPRVIVAVMIDEPTAGSYFGGAVAAPVFSEVVQQALRIMGVQPDMAVQPRIVAQAVEESF
- the ftsL gene encoding cell division protein FtsL; its protein translation is MGKFNIVLLVVVVLTGLYTVQVQYESRRLFTALDRAVAEQHRLETENARLTVDKRAEATSLRVESLATTKLSMRVATPATTEYISGAMLPAPKTTEAAQLAGASQASDSQAEGEP
- the rsmH gene encoding 16S rRNA (cytosine(1402)-N(4))-methyltransferase RsmH — its product is MDQTFTHTTVLLQPAVDHLMGPLAGCYVDATFGRGGHTRELLNRLGPEAQVIAFDRDPQAIQVAQGLGDARLSLRHESFAHMAELPPASVDGLLMDLGVSSPQIDDPERGFSFRFDGPLDMRMDTTRGQTVAQWLETAGIDDIAEVIRDYGEERFAVQIAKAIAARRQARGPISSTAELAELVAGAVKTREPGKDPATRTFQAFRIFINAELEELEQALTASLRILKPGGKLVVISFHSLEDRIVKQFIRAQSTEVYDRRVPFAPAKALPLKDLGRVKPSEAEVSANPRARSAVMRVAQRTEQG
- the mraZ gene encoding division/cell wall cluster transcriptional repressor MraZ, with product MFQGASSLSLDAKGRLSVPTRHRDVLMATSAGQLTITKHPDGCLILYPRPEWDRVRGELARLPAAGQWLKRIYLGNAMDVEMDGTGRVLISPELRAAGGLNKEVILMGLGNSFELWDKERYEAKEAEAMQAVPSDFLNTLSL
- the hslU gene encoding ATP-dependent protease ATPase subunit HslU encodes the protein MSSMTPQEIVSELDRHIVGQQQAKRAVAIAMRNRWRRQQVEPKLRAEITPKNILMIGPTGVGKTEIARRLAKLAQAPFVKVEATKFTEVGYVGRDVDTIIRDLAEVAVKQARDEAKRKNRMRAEDAAEDRILDVLIPPARGIDGQNLPATDGAARQVFRKRLRQGELDDKEIELELADAPAAVEIMSPPGMEEMTEQLKGLFSQMGASKRRVRKLRIGEALRLLTDEEAAKLVNEDEVRAAAILNAEQNGIVFIDEIDKVASRGGNQAEVSRQGVQRDLLPLVEGCAVSTKYGVVHTDHILFVASGAFHLAKPSDLIPELQGRFPIRVELESLSVQDFVAILTQTDASLVRQYQALLATEGITLEFTEEGIERMAQIAHDVNERTENIGARRLATILERLLEEVSFAAANRPDKSLTVDAAYVQAHLGALSQDEDLSRFIL